From Acidobacteriota bacterium:
AGAACGGCATCTCCGGCGACTTCCGCACCCGCGAGTTCGCCGGCGCCACGTACAGCCCGGACGGCCGCTGGCTCTTCTTCAACGCGCAGACGCCGGGCATCACGTTCGCGGTGACCGGCCCGTGGGCCGACGGTCCCCTGTGAGCACGCTCGGAGCCGCTCCCGGCTGCCTGTCGCGACCCGCCGGTACGGGGTGTCCGCGCGCTATCCTCGCCCGGTGGTGAGTTATCCACGAAACGCGCTCGTCCGGGCCACGGCGCTTGCCGGCCTGTTCTGGCTGCCCGGCGCAGCAACGGCCCTCGCCCATCCAATCTCGTTCACGGAGGTGACGCTCACGCTGGGCGCCGACGGCGGCTTCGAAGCGGACGTCATCTACGACCTCGACGCCCTCGCCCTCGGCGCCCCCATCGACACGGACGACGCGGAGTTGGCGGCGGCGCTGGAGAGTCTCCCGCCGGACGCCTTCGAGTCGCGTCTCGGGCGGCTGCGACGGCTGTTCGAACGGCGCGTGCGGGTCCGCTTCGACGGCGACCCGGTCCCGTTCGACGTCTCGTTCCCCGACCACGGCACCCCGCGTGCCACCGAGGCCGAAATCCCCACCGTGCTGGGCCTGACCGCCCGGCTCCGCGGCGCGATTCCGGCGGGCGCCGTCACCGTCGGGTTCTTCGCTTCCCGGGCGTTCGGCGAGGTCCACCTGACGATCCGCGACCCGGCGCGGGGCATCGAGGCCCGCGCCGTGCTCGAGGCCGGGGCCCGCAGCGATCCCCTGGATCTGACGGTGCCGGTCACCCCGCCCGGTCGCGCGGCGGTGGCGGAAAGCTACCTGCGCCTCGGGTTCATCCACATCGTCCCGGAAGGGCTCGATCACATCCTGTTCGTGCTGGGGCTGTTCCTGCTGAGCGCGCGGCTCCGGCCGCTCGTCTGGCAGGTCACGGCGTTCACCCTGGCCCACGCGGTGACGCTGACCCTGGCGGCGCTCGACGTCGTGGCGTTGTCGCCGCGGCTGGTCGAGCCGTTGATCGCGCTGTCGATCGTCTACGTGGCGGTGGAGAACGTCCTGACCGACCGCATGACCCGCTGGCGGCCGCCCGCCGTCTTCGGGTTCGGCCTGCTGCACGGGCTCGGCTTCGCCGGCGTGCTCGGAGAGCTCGGGATGCCGGAGCAGGAACGCCTGCTGGCGCTCGTCAGCTTCAACGCCGGGATCGAGTTGGGTCAACTCGCCGTAATCGCCGGCGCCGCGCTGGCGTGCGGCTGGTTCCGCTCCGAACCGTGGTACCGGACCCGGCTGGTGGTGCCGGCCTCGGCCGGCATCGCCCTGGTGGGACTGCTCTGGGCCGTCGAACGCGTGCTCCGGTGACCCTGATCGGCGGGTCAGCCGGACACGCGGGCGGGCCTGCCGACGATCAGCCGGCCGACCGCCTTCAGCTTGCTCCAGAAGAAGTCGAACTGCCCGAGGAGCGTGCCGTAGGCGAGGAGCAGCACCTGATAGACGGGCAGCATTACGACCAGATACACCGCCCATTGCAGCCATCCGGGCGCCGTCGCGGGCATGATGAACCCCATCACCAGGCCCTTCAACTGCAGCGTGGTCATGCCGGCAAGGGAGAAGGCCAGCAGGATGGCGACCAGGCCCCAGAAGCCGACGCCCCACCGCTCCTTCATCCGGTGGAAGACGCTCAACGGTCCGCGCTCCGAAGACCGGGTGTCGACGGCCCCGGCAAGCGGTCGATCCAAGATGACGTAGCCCTCAAGACGTGCAACCTCCTCGCTGATGTGCTGCCCGATTGCGCACGGGAACTGCACGATACTACGGCATTGCGGCACGGACGGAGCTGCGCCGCGATCGCGGGAGCGCGGTCATGGCATTATGAGAATGCGTCTCAGTCTCATATTTACGAGCCTATACCCGGCCGGATCGGTCGGTCAAGAGGAGCGGCGGAACGCAGTCCGACCGTTGCGGGGCGGCGTGATAAAATCTCTCGCCGCAGATCGAACACTCCATGTCAATGAAGGATTGCCGGATGACCAAGACCGCTCACCGCGCCGCCCTGCGCGTGGCCGTCCTCGTTCCGTGCCTCGTGTTCCTGGCCGGCGCCGCGACGGCCCAGGACTGGCCGAGCTGGCGCGGCCGGCTGCAGACCGGCGTCTCGGACCAGACCGGACTCGTGTCGAGCTGGTCGGTGGACGGCGAGAACCTGATCTGGTTCCAGGAGTACATCGCCCGGTCGACCCCGGCCGTCTTCGACGGCCGGGTGTGCGCCAACGGCCGCACCGGCGACGGCGTCGAGAAGAAGGAAATCGTCACCTGCTGGAACGCCGAGAACGGCTCGAAGCTGTGGGAGCACACCTTCAGCGTCCTCAACACCACCGTCCCCTTCAACCGGGTCGGCTGGGGCAGCGTGACCGGCGATCCCGAAACCGGCCACCTCTACGCGCTGAACGTCGACGGCCACCTGAACTGCTTCGATCGCGAAGGCGAAATCGTCTGGAGCTGGCGTCTCAGCGAGGATCTCGGGCGCGCCTCCGGCTACGGGGGACGCACGTCGACGCCGATCATCGACGAGGATCGGCTGATCCTGAGCGTGATCGGCTCGGCCTGGGGCAGCCTCGGCGGACCGCCGCGGCACCGCTACGTGGCGTTCGACAAGCGGACCGGCCGGGTGCGCTGGGTGTCGACGCCGGGCGGCCAACCGGCCGATATGAACACCCAATCGGTCCCCATCGTCGCCGTCGTCGACGGCCGGCGGCTGATCATCGACGGCAACGCCGACGGGCACATCTACGCGATTCAGGCGCGCACCGGCGTCAAGGTCTGGGAGTTCCACCTGAGCCAGCGCGGCATCAACGTGTCGCCCGTCATCGACGGCACCACCGTCTATGTCTCCCACAGCGAGGAGAACATCGACCGGGGCACGATGGGCCGCGTGGTGGCTATCGACGCGACCGGCAGCGGCGACATCACGTCGACCGGCGAGCTGTGGCGCGTAAACGACCTCGCCGTCGGATTCTCGTCGCCCCTGATTCACGACGGCACGCTGTACGTCATCGACAACTCCGCGAACCTCGTCGCCCTGAACGCCGCGAGCGGCGAGATCCAGTGGGAGTACAGCGTCGGCAACGTCGGCAAGGCGTCGCCGGTCTGGGCCGACGGCAAGCTCTACGTGACCGAGACCAACGGCAACGTGCACATCCTGCGGCCGGGTCCGGACGGTCCGACCGCTCTCGACCACGACGAGCTCGCGGTGGCGGACGGCCGCTACGCGGAGATCTACGGTTCGTTCGCTCCGGCCTACGGGCGGCTCTACGTGACGGCGGAGTCGGGCATCTACTGCATCGGCGATCCGGACGCACCGTTCTCCGCCACGCCGGCCGCCAGTCCCGACCTCGGCGCCGAGACCGCGGCGACCGGCGCGGTGGCGAGCCTCCAGGTGGTGCCGGCCGAGGTGATCGCGGCCGCCGGCGAGACCATCAACTTCCGCCTGCGGGCGTTCGACGAGAACGGGCAGCCGGTGTCCGCCCCCAATGCGGTCTGGACCCTCGACGGCCTGACCGGATCGCGGCTGCGCGTCAACGGCGAGTTCCAGTCGAGTCCGCAGTCGACCAACCAGGCCGGGCAGGTGGTGGCGAGAATCGGCGACGTCTCCGCCGCGGCGCGTGTGCGCGTCTTCTCGCCGCTGCCCTGGACCGAGAACTTCGAGAACGGCCGCCCGCCGCATTGGATCGGCGGGGGCGGGAGCCTGGCCGCGGTCGAGCTCGACGGCGATCAGGTCTTCCGGAAGGGCGCGTCACGCACCGGCATCCACCGCCACGCCGTCTACGTCGGCCCGTCCTACCTGTCGGACTACACGGTACAGGCCGACGTGATGTCCACCGAGCGGGGCCGCCGGCGGCCGGACATCGGGCTCATCAACAGCGGCTACACCATGGACATGCAGGGCAACCACCAGCGGATCGAAGTCCGGTCGTGGGCGGCCGAACTGCGCATGGCCCAGCGCTTCCCGTTCGCGTGGGAGCCGAACGTCTGGTACACGATCAAGCTGCGCGTCGACACCGACGACGAGCGGGCGCTGATTCGCGGAAAGGTCTGGCCGCGCGACGAGGCCGAGCCGGACGACTGGACGGTGACGGTCGAGGATCCGGAGCCGGTGCGCGAGGGAAGCCCCGGTCTCATCGGCTACTCGCCGATCGACATCTACTACGACAACGTCCGCGTGATGGAGAACCCATGACTCGACAGGCTCTTTTTCTCGCCACCGCCCTCCTGCTCGCCGGCACCGCCACCGCGGCGGCCCAGGATGTCGCGATGTTCGGCAACACGCCGTCCCGGAACATGGTGTCGGACGACACCGGCATCGTCAGCGAATGGGACGTCGACACCGGCAGGAACGTCCTCTGGTCGCAGCCGGTCGGCTCGCAGGCCTACGGCGGCCCGGTCGTCGCCAACGGCCGCGTCTACGTCGGCACCAACAACGAGGGGCGCCGCGATCCGGCGATCGAGGGCGACAAGGGCGTCGTGATGGCGTTCGACGCGGCGAGCGGTGACTTCATCTGGCAGATGGTCCATCCCAAGCTGTCGTCCGGGCGCGTGAACGACTGGCCGCTGCAGGGCGTCTGCTCGACCGCGTTCATGGAGGGCGACCGCATCTACTACATCTCGAACGAGGCGCACATCGTCTGCCTGGACGCCAAGGGGCTGGCCGACGGCAACGACGGGCCGTTCATGGACGAGATCGAGACCGGGCCCCTGGCCGGCGACGTCATCTGGTCGTACGACATGATCAGCGAGCTGGACGTCTTCCCGCACAACCTCGCCACCGGCTCGCCGCTCGTCATCGGCGACGTGTTGTACACGGTGACGAGCAACGGCGTCGACGAAGGGCACGTCAACGTCCCGTCGCCCTTCTCGCCCGACTTCATCGCCCTCGACAAGAACACGGGGGAGCTGCTGTGGGAGAGCACCCCGGTGGGCGAGGACGTGCTGCACGGCGCCTGGACGAACCCGGCCTACGCGGAGATCGACGGCCGCGGGCAGGTCATCTTCGCGGGCGGCAACGGCGTGGTCTACGCCCTCGACGCCGAGACCGGCGAGCTCATCTGGGAGTTCGACTGCAACCCGGAGGACTCCGAGTGGATCCTCGGCGGCCGCGGCACGCGCAACAACATCCTCGCGACGCCGGTGGTCTACGACGACAAGGTCTACATCGGAGTCGGCCAGGACCCGGAGCACGGCGAGGCGCCCGGCCACTTCTATGCGATAGACGCGACCGGCACCGGTGACGTGACCGACACGCACGTGGTCTGGCACCGCGGCGGCGAGGACTTCTACCGGACCATGTCGACCGCGGCCATCGCCGACGGCGTGCTCTACATCTCCAGC
This genomic window contains:
- a CDS encoding PQQ-binding-like beta-propeller repeat protein → MSMKDCRMTKTAHRAALRVAVLVPCLVFLAGAATAQDWPSWRGRLQTGVSDQTGLVSSWSVDGENLIWFQEYIARSTPAVFDGRVCANGRTGDGVEKKEIVTCWNAENGSKLWEHTFSVLNTTVPFNRVGWGSVTGDPETGHLYALNVDGHLNCFDREGEIVWSWRLSEDLGRASGYGGRTSTPIIDEDRLILSVIGSAWGSLGGPPRHRYVAFDKRTGRVRWVSTPGGQPADMNTQSVPIVAVVDGRRLIIDGNADGHIYAIQARTGVKVWEFHLSQRGINVSPVIDGTTVYVSHSEENIDRGTMGRVVAIDATGSGDITSTGELWRVNDLAVGFSSPLIHDGTLYVIDNSANLVALNAASGEIQWEYSVGNVGKASPVWADGKLYVTETNGNVHILRPGPDGPTALDHDELAVADGRYAEIYGSFAPAYGRLYVTAESGIYCIGDPDAPFSATPAASPDLGAETAATGAVASLQVVPAEVIAAAGETINFRLRAFDENGQPVSAPNAVWTLDGLTGSRLRVNGEFQSSPQSTNQAGQVVARIGDVSAAARVRVFSPLPWTENFENGRPPHWIGGGGSLAAVELDGDQVFRKGASRTGIHRHAVYVGPSYLSDYTVQADVMSTERGRRRPDIGLINSGYTMDMQGNHQRIEVRSWAAELRMAQRFPFAWEPNVWYTIKLRVDTDDERALIRGKVWPRDEAEPDDWTVTVEDPEPVREGSPGLIGYSPIDIYYDNVRVMENP
- a CDS encoding PQQ-binding-like beta-propeller repeat protein, yielding MTRQALFLATALLLAGTATAAAQDVAMFGNTPSRNMVSDDTGIVSEWDVDTGRNVLWSQPVGSQAYGGPVVANGRVYVGTNNEGRRDPAIEGDKGVVMAFDAASGDFIWQMVHPKLSSGRVNDWPLQGVCSTAFMEGDRIYYISNEAHIVCLDAKGLADGNDGPFMDEIETGPLAGDVIWSYDMISELDVFPHNLATGSPLVIGDVLYTVTSNGVDEGHVNVPSPFSPDFIALDKNTGELLWESTPVGEDVLHGAWTNPAYAEIDGRGQVIFAGGNGVVYALDAETGELIWEFDCNPEDSEWILGGRGTRNNILATPVVYDDKVYIGVGQDPEHGEAPGHFYAIDATGTGDVTDTHVVWHRGGEDFYRTMSTAAIADGVLYISSLSGFLHALDPQTGEHFWTYDTFAAVWGSPFVVDGKVFLGDEDGDVVVLRAGREMEMIGEYNLGAAVYCTPVTKDGVLYILTRNRIWAFQEGAQSEPF
- a CDS encoding HupE/UreJ family protein, with translation MFWLPGAATALAHPISFTEVTLTLGADGGFEADVIYDLDALALGAPIDTDDAELAAALESLPPDAFESRLGRLRRLFERRVRVRFDGDPVPFDVSFPDHGTPRATEAEIPTVLGLTARLRGAIPAGAVTVGFFASRAFGEVHLTIRDPARGIEARAVLEAGARSDPLDLTVPVTPPGRAAVAESYLRLGFIHIVPEGLDHILFVLGLFLLSARLRPLVWQVTAFTLAHAVTLTLAALDVVALSPRLVEPLIALSIVYVAVENVLTDRMTRWRPPAVFGFGLLHGLGFAGVLGELGMPEQERLLALVSFNAGIELGQLAVIAGAALACGWFRSEPWYRTRLVVPASAGIALVGLLWAVERVLR